Proteins from a genomic interval of Sparus aurata chromosome 21, fSpaAur1.1, whole genome shotgun sequence:
- the LOC115573157 gene encoding chemokine XC receptor 1-like yields the protein MSEYTMDLDYSNELEYFCGWINFDTISGAIVIPIFIFSLIGNILLVCLPFIYEKMKNATNLFILNLACSDLVFTFTLPFWAVYYLHHWVFGDFLFKLVTAANFLGLYSSIILLTATTVDRFITVVLNTWPGSQLKRERCAIAACAAAWVISIGASVSDAVKVQVEIYWDNRSSCEAISDSSDVNLGYYLQVSLLFLLPFAIIVFCFSAILKTVLQASNRKRYRTIVVMFCINVAFLVCWGPYNILLFIRAFYKPRGCYAEERMFIAHSIFRILAFSHCCMNPLLYMLSQKLRRHLLQLLRCQNAQKKSTDRRVGQNTSVIQNVAFIAQNSAVILELPSK from the coding sequence ATGAGCGAGTACACAATGGATCTGGACTACAGTAATGAACTGGAGTATTTTTGCGGGTGGATTAACTTTGACACCATCAGTGGCGCCATCGTCATTCCTATCTTCATCTTCAGTCTCATAGGCAACATCCTCCTTGTATGTCTTCCTTTCATCTACGAGAAGATGAAAAATGCCACTAATCTGTTCATCCTGAACCTGGCCTGCTCCGACTTGGTCTTTACCTTCACGCTTCCATTCTGGGCCGTCTATTACCTGCACCACTGGGTATTTGGTGACTTTCTCTTCAAATTGGTGACTGCCGCAAATTTTCTTGGTTTATACAGTAGCATCATTCTGCTGACTGCCACGACTGTGGATCGTTTCATAACAGTGGTGCTGAACACCTGGCCGGGCAGCCAGCTAAAGAGGGAGAGGTGTGCCATAGCAGCCTGTGCAGCTGCCTGGGTCATCAGCATTGGTGCATCCGTGAGTGATGCTGTCAAAGTGCAGGTGGAAATCTATTGGGACAATCGTTCGTCCTGTGAAGCTATTTCTGATAGCTCTGATGTCAACCTGGGATATTATCTCCAAGTGtcactgctcttcctcctcccattTGCCATCATTGTTTTCTGCTTCTCTGCCATCCTCAAGACCGTTCTGCAGGCTTCAAACAGAAAAAGGTACAGGACTATAGTGGTGATGTTCTGTATCAATGTAGCCTTCCTCGTCTGCTGGGGTCCTTACAATATCTTGCTTTTCATCCGGGCTTTTTATAAACCCAGGGGCTGTTACGCAGAGGAACGCATGTTCATTGCCCATTCTATTTTTCGTATACTTGCCTTTTCTCACTGTTGCATGAACCCTCTGCTGTACATGCTCTCACAAAAGTTGCGAAGACATCTTTTGCAACTTCTACGCTGCCAGAATGCCCAGAAGAAGAGCACAGACAGGCGGGTCGGTCAGAACACTTCTGTTATTCAGAATGTAGCTTTTATTGCACAGAACTCTGCCGTGATACTGGAACTACCCTCAAAATAG
- the LOC115572132 gene encoding chemokine XC receptor 1-like, giving the protein MSEYTMALDYSNELEYFCEWINFDTISGAIVIPIFIFSLIGNSLLICVLFIYEKMKNATNLFILNLACSDLVFTFTLPFWAVYYLHHWVFGDFLCKLVTAAHFLGLYSSIILLTAMTVDRFITVVLNTWPGSQLKRERCAIAACAAAWVISISASVSDAVKVQVEIYWDNRSSCEPISDSSDVNLGYYLQVSLLFFLPFAIIVFCYSAILKTVLQASNRKRYRTIVVMFCIIAAFFICWGPYNILLFISAFYKPRGCYAEERMFIAHSIFRILAFSHCCMNPLLYMLSQKLRRHLLQLLRCQNAQKKSTDRGAGQNTSVIQNVAFIAQNSAVILELPSK; this is encoded by the coding sequence ATGAGCGAGTACACAATGGCTCTGGACTACAGTAATGAACTGGAGTATTTTTGCGAGTGGATTAACTTTGACACCATCAGTGGCGCCATCGTCATTCCTATCTTCATCTTCAGTCTCATAGGCAACAGCCTCCTCATATGTGTTCTTTTCATCTACGAGAAGATGAAAAATGCCACTAATCTGTTCATCCTGAACCTGGCCTGCTCCGACTTGGTCTTTACCTTCACGCTTCCATTCTGGGCCGTCTATTACCTGCACCACTGGGTATTTGGTGACTTTCTCTGCAAATTGGTGACTGCCGCACATTTTCTTGGTTTGTACAGTAGCATCATTCTGCTGACTGCCATGACTGTGGATCGTTTCATAACAGTGGTGCTGAACACCTGGCCGGGCAGCCAGCTAAAGAGGGAGAGGTGTGCCATAGCAGCCTGTGCAGCTGCCTGGGTCATCAGCATTAGTGCATCCGTGAGTGATGCTGTCAAAGTGCAGGTGGAAATCTATTGGGACAATCGTTCGTCCTGTGAACCTATTTCTGATAGCTCTGATGTCAACCTGGGATATTATCTCCAAGTGTCActgctcttcttcctcccaTTTGCCATCATTGTTTTCTGCTATTCTGCCATCCTCAAGACCGTTCTGCAGGCTTCAAACAGAAAAAGGTACAGGACTATAGTGGTGATGTTCTGTATCATTGCAGCCTTCTTCATCTGCTGGGGTCCTTACAATATCTTGCTTTTCATCAGTGCTTTTTATAAACCCAGGGGCTGTTACGCAGAGGAACGCATGTTCATTGCCCATTCTATTTTTCGTATACTTGCCTTTTCTCACTGCTGCATGAACCCTCTGCTGTACATGCTCTCACAAAAGTTGCGAAGACATCTTTTGCAACTTCTACGCTGCCAGAATGCCCAGAAGAAGAGCACAGACAGGGGCGCCGGTCAGAACACTTCTGTTATTCAGAATGTAGCTTTTATTGCACAGAACTCTGCCGTGATACTGGAACTACCCTCAAAATAG